In Nocardioides jishulii, the DNA window CGTCAACCCGCTGGGCTTCGACAAGCAGGGCCCCTTCGCGCTGCAGGTCGAGGAGGGCTCGGCGACGCAGCAGGCTGCCGCGATCCTCACCGACTCCACCGTGGTCGGCGCGTTCCACAACGTCAGTGCCGTCCTGCTGGAGGACCCCGAGGTCGAGACGATCGAGTGCGACGTCCTGGTGCTGGGTGACGAGCGCGAGGCCACCGACCTGGTGCAGGCGCTCGCCGACTCCATCCCCGGCATGCGGGGCGTCTACGGCGGCCGCCGTCGCAACGCCCACCAGGTCGAGGCCTTCACGGCCAACCTCATCGCGATGAACCGTCGCTACAAGGCCCACGCCGGCCTGCGGATCACCGACATCTGAGGAGTGAGCCGGAGGTACGCGGAGCGAAGCGAGGCGTGCCGGAGGCGAGCCCCGCAAGATGTCGGCTTGGGCAGAGACATCTGAGGAGTGAGCCGGAGGTACGCGGAGCGAAGCGAGGCGT includes these proteins:
- the npdG gene encoding NADPH-dependent F420 reductase is translated as MSDLTGKTIAVLGGTGPQGRGLARRFATAGLSVVIGSRGAEKAEQVAAELAQATGGAVTGAANADAAAAGDVVLVVVPWDGHKELLTDLKPALAGKIVVDCVNPLGFDKQGPFALQVEEGSATQQAAAILTDSTVVGAFHNVSAVLLEDPEVETIECDVLVLGDEREATDLVQALADSIPGMRGVYGGRRRNAHQVEAFTANLIAMNRRYKAHAGLRITDI